ATGTACAGATTCTCTCCAGCTGTTCAAATCAcaatgaaactttttttttttttttatcagcatcAACATCCAATCccagtaaataaaaacagcagcaggtacaAAGTGATTCTGCAGGATATTAACGTccatgtaaatgtgtgtgtttttaccatGTTTAATAACCAATGGCAGTACTTCTCTTTCCATATTGATGTGCACATCGTTTTACTTTgaatgttgtcagacactttgtgaacaaaatgcttttttttttcttcttgcaaGATACTGTTCTAATAAAATAAGCAGCAATGAAAAGCggatttgttttctgtgactttttatagctgcaggaagtgatgacatgatgatgatgatgatttgaaaTTCAGCTGTGGCTTTAAGCCAGATGGGACCTGTGAGCAACCAAAGTAACTGCATCTATATCCACAACATGAATCACGTGACAAAAACAGCCAACGATGGAACACAAAGCCTTCAAACATGTCTTAGTTTTCAACCAACATGTGAATTcataattgcatttttaaactttGCTACACATGCAGATATTCAGTATATTACTCTGCAGATCTTGCACCTTATTTATTAAATCTTACAGTAGTTCATAATaatataaacattaaaatcatctttttttacAGTCAGTCTTCTACATAAAATATGTACAGTCAGTTATTAACGTGctaatatttcaaatatgtacAACTTAAGTCTCTCACATGTTAACATACTTCTATTGTTTGAAATCAATTCATTCACGTTTATgcagaaacaaaaatattttcatctgtCAGGAATAAAAGAAACTTATAGCTACATTTACACTTGGACAGAAAGTACAAATTCTGCTCCCCGTGAAAGTAAAAAGAGATTTACTGTTGATCTCTGTCATCCGATGATTTGGGAAAAATGTTAACGCTtgacttttttcactttttaaaccaGCAACAAACTGATCAGGTGGTTTTGTAACAGAAGAACAGGCTGACACCTCAATCACTCATTGTAACtgttaaatacagtttttctatctcacacactgactttgactttctttataaaatgtctttattcTTAACGTATTTCTCACAGGATTTGGAGCTATTTGCTGTTTCTCTCCATTTAGTCTTGTTGAAGAAACATGTTCCCAATTGTCAAGAAGGTTTCTAATATTTCTAAACCACCGTCTCCCTTTAAgcctctcctgtctgctctgctctcacacAAACATCAGTCACACCCTCAGAAAGGTCATGCTAGTTTAGTTGTGACTGAGCAgcaaattcaacattttttggatttttgtcaCCAAAACATTGAGGAGCATTGTGACATGAGGCACTTCACCTCCTGATCTCAGCGAGTTAAACATAATATTAACTGATAGAAATGAAGGACATGCTGGACCTGCTGTCACAGTCAGGTACAGTCTCTCCACGTCTGGTGATTTTTATATTATTGGACAGGTTTAATATTCTCCTTCATGAGTGTTACCCAGGTCCTCGGCTCATATCTCACTCATAGATGTGTGTCTGATGTTTGAAGCTGTAAATTGTGCAGAGACTCTGCTGGTGATTTAAGTGAGCGGATGTTACAGCTTTAGCTTCACTGGACACTGATGCTGTAAGCCCTGGACACATGTTAAagtgaggaaaaagacagactCCTCCTTTAACTGATGTAGTGAAATATTGATTGATTAGAAAGAGGTGGGTGTGaaatcctcttcctcacactaacagtgacagcagcttgtTCTCTGATCTCTGagtttgtttctcttcttcgTCGCAGATGGTTTTTCATCCACCTGACGTTCTGCTGAAGTCCAGAGTGTGTCAGTTTGTGAGCTGTTGCTCAGATTAAGGTTTGTGTCTTGGGCGGCGGCTCCAGTTTCCGTGACAACGCAGTGAGGATGAGGTTGAATTTGTTGTAGCGATCAGATTGGTTGACTGAAGCGCCACGGCTCCCCCACAGCAGCCGCAGCTGAAAGTCTGTTTTAAACACCTCCAACAGCTCTTCATCGCACTGAAAGTCTACAGACAGAAGCACAAACCGACTTTATGAGACTGAGAAACATTTATTGAGCCAAAAAAGACGATGAAAAGGtacttttttagtttttacccTGTAAGATCTTCTGTGCGTTGGCCGTGTAGCTCTGTGAGTTGTGTGCCACGTCGCGTGCGGCCTCCAGGTGGCGCAGCATAATGTCACAGCCCTGGTCGCTGGTCTCCCAGAGCTCCGCCCCCTCCGGTGTGATTGACGGACGCTCCATCAAAgtgaggagggggagcaggagggGGACGCAGAccactggaggagaggaagctgcaggaggaggaggaggaagaagaggaggagggaggtcagtgaacttaaaacaaagcagtttgtttttcctctttctctttcctttgaCTGTCAAACCTATAAAATCCTTCTATGATCTCTGGAATATTGTCAAAGTGAAGCCTGTTGCCTATGATTGTCTCTCTGCTCTTACATCACCAATAAAGTGGTTGAACCACTAAATTTAAGGCACACTTAAGCTCCTGCTCCATCAGACATCAAATAAAAAGATCTCAGCAATCTGGAATGTATATTCAGAGGTGTTTACATGCTGACACTACTAAGGTATTGTTCAGCATTATTAAGATCTCATGTAAGCGAGTGGTAGGAtcaaaaaagagacaaactaCATGCTTCACAAcctctttgtgttcatttctAACCAAAATACACTTAAATCTCGTGTTAAACTTCACAACTGATGCAACTGGACTGGTTTTGAACGATAATTGgtgttttttccctccttttcatATTCTGTTTATTGATTTCATGTTGCAGCTGTTTCAGACTCGCTGACAATCAGTAATGCTCCTTAGATCAATATGTTGAAGCGATTTGATTTaatcactgctgtgtgtctgtgtgtgggtgttcgTTGAATACCTGAGCCCTCATACAGATTCTTGTAGAAAGGTTTGAGTGTTTTCTCGTAGCTGATGGCGGTCTGTGTGTAGTTCCTTCGCAGAGTTGTCCATGTTTCCTCCAAACGAGTGATCTGCAGACAGCACAACAGACACGGAGTGTCTCAAACTACAGTGATACTGGAGATTAAACAGGCTGAAGTGGTCACACATGCTTTCTGAATGTCAAAGTGTTTCAGTAGTATGCAGGCTTTTTTCAAGTTTGATGCTTTTATGCAAGCAGAAACTCAGTACGAGCATCAAACGGCACTTTATTTATGTCGATGGACAAATGGGGCTTTATTTGATAAATGTGGTTCCAACACTAATCATCTCAGTATTTTGTTTTaagtgtatatttgtgtgtgtgtgtgttacctgctgcAGGTCCAGAGCTTTCATCAGGGCTGTGAAAGCGAACAGGTCGCCCACCGTGTCCTTCAGCTCCAGGGCCACAAGGATGATGCGATTTAAGGTGGATGCCCGCTCCTCCACGCTGCCCGTACATCCCAGAATATCCACAGCAACGCCTATGGCCATGGTGTGGTGCCTGGGAAATGGAGGAGAGGCAGATTATTAGCACCAGCCAACGGCAGTGtaatgtctgtgtctgtttttgtgcatctCCCTCAGTTTCTAATCTGATCTTTCATCTGGTCACAGAGCAGAAGCGACTATCTGAAGGAGGATTTATTCTCATTACAGGGCAGCCTCAAACAGGACAGTACAATGAATCAGCAGGTATGAGTCACTACTGACGCCAgctttaatttcagtttttctggCTGGTGTACCAGCTTTGGTTAAATGAAGACATGTTAGAGGTCTGAAGAGCTGCAAGTTCCCAGTCACTACGACTTAACTACCctgtgtaaaataaatgcatattttgtctttcttaTTCCTTTAATTATTCTTGTGACCGCTGAGATTGGGAGGGCTCTGACCCCCAGGTTGGAAACACTGgtttaaaggagcagtttgacattttggaaaaatatgcttattgcctttagacagagccaggctggctgtttccccaTGCTTAGcgtcttcatgctaagctaagctaaatgcCTGCTGGTTGTGCCTTCACATTTATGCTACAGACACAAGATTGGTGTTGATCTTATCTAATTCGAAGCAACACGCAAATAAACATCTTCCCCAAAACTTCGGACTATTCCTTACATGTTAATTGTGAGCTGGAAGTGTGTGAATTAGCTTTTTATGGGGATTTGAACTTCCTGGAAACATGTACATGGATGCAAaatttgtgctgttgtgtgtgcatgatgtgtaCCTTTCCATCAGATCCAGCCTTAGCTGTCGGCCGTGCGGCAGCGTCACCAGCTCCAGACCAGAGGACACGCCCATCTGACCTTTAAGCTCTGGAGTCACTGCGAGTATCCTCGCAACCTGGAGGGAGAAGCCATTTACATCAGGCTGACAGTTAAATTTGTTTTATCTTCCTCTCTTATTCCGTCggtctattgtgtgtgtgcgtgcgtgcatgtgtattCTATACTCTTACTTGTGGGGACATCagtctgtttacacagtcacactgtggggactcgccttccttatgaGGAAAAAACGCAAGTCCCCATGATGTAAATCGTTAAAAGTCAGTGTGAACACTTGGTTATGGTTAAGATGAGGGTAAAAGTTAGGGAAGAAGTGGCTATGGCTATGGTTTGGGTAAGTCTTCAAGAAATGAAGTAAACCTCATTTGTCTCGaaaaatggcacacacacacattaggcgTAATATTTAGTTTGGTTCAAGGTTGTTTGCTTTCTGAGTGATTCTCCTGCGTCAGGAGGCTCTTTCTACTCAAGAAATAACATCAGCTGCAGGATAGAAATTCagtgacacacacgcagacacacatatacacaaaggATTTATGTGTAACAGCGCCAGTAAACATGTTTATCTCCAAACGTGTGTGAACGTCTGTCTGGTGAAATCTCAGAGCCAGTGTGAAACGACACTTTGGTGACAGCTTTTAAAAAGGCAGTTTTTCACGTTGTACCTAAAGGCTTCACTAATGATGAATAAATCATTTCTTAATGCTTTATGTTCAGTTACAAGCAATGAATATAGCGAGAACAGCCTTTGGGTTGCGAGGCTGTGAATTATCTCCTTGGCTGCTGTTTATCCTCCTCTCGCACCACACTCACTTTGTCTTTTTAGCTCTTTAGTTCACCAGAAAGAACCGTTTGACCTCCGAGTTTCTGCAAAAGGGCTGCAGAGACTGATGAGCATCTACAGCACAACTGAAGATGCTATGGTTTATTAGAAAGTGAGACTATTCATTAATCATTACCAatgtttatcatttatttttaagttttactAAAAAAACCCATCATTTTTAAAAGGTGAACAGTCATTTTAATGGGTTTTTTGTCCACAAAAATCAAGTTTCCCTCAGCTCAAACACTGTTCACTGGCAGAAAAGGAGCTTCTCTTGTTGTGAACAGAGCTCATAAACCTGCCAGGCTGATATTGGCTGATGTGAGCTTATTGCAGAACTTTCAATAGTGGCTTACATGTCGGCCAATAAGTAAGAAGAAATTACAGTGCAGAAAAGTGATGTCATTATACAGTCTGTCCACTAGAGAGCACTGACGACTgtttttcaactgtaaaatgtccgATTCAGCATGTGTTATTGTTCAGTCATGAGAAAAAAGGAGGTAAAATGGTTTGGAAAAGCAATGTTTGCAATGTTTACAGATCATTTAATCTTTGAAAACTTTTGATGATATTATTAATATGTAAATTAGATTTTCAGCAGTTGCTGAGTGTTCAAAATAAGCATCActgcatgaatgaataaaaaaaatacactcaaCTGTATAAAACATTTGCCAAAAGGTGTTATTGAGTATGCTACTGGAAATGTTAAATGCTTGTAGAAATGTCAGTTTATTTGTAACTACATCTGATGATCGTAAAACAATGCTTTCATGGATAAGTTAAAAATACCATTAGAtaattacactgtgtgtgtttgtgtgtgtgtgtgtgttgtgtgtgtgtgtacctggcaGTCAGCCATCAGCAGGTGTCTGGCTATGCTGTGGTGAttgtggctgagcagcagctccttcGCTCTCTTCAGCACCACCATCTCCAGCGGCTTGTTTTCTGGAGGCAGAAGTCGAGATCCGAACTCCGCCGGCCGGAACGTTGACTCCGTTTCTATGAGCGGCCGCTGGAAACTgttcctctcctttcccctcctcttctcttcctcatcctcctcctcttcctcgctggTGTTTTCTAAGGCGGCAATGGCGTGATGGTAGGAGCTTCTGTCAagccctctcctccctccagcctccttctcatccctctcctcctcctcccttccttcccccacctctctcctcagTCTCTCCACGTAGCTGCACAGGGTGTCGTCTGTGAGGAGCTTCAGTGCATTTGAATCGTCCCACTCCAGCGAGCTGCAGGACCTCAGGTCTGCAGGGCTTGGCTGCAGGCCTGTTATGGCCTCTGAATCAGGATACTGAACTAGTTCAGCAGGTGAAACcacacagctggaggagctgagacagTCTGCAGGCAGGAGCTGATGCTGGAACTTCAGGGGCTTGACTGGAGGTACAGGAGGGCCTGTAGTGGCTGAGGAACAACAATCACAACCATTTACCTAAAGTCACAGTAAGTTAGTAGTCGCATAATGTCAAAACCTTTACATGTATTTTTCGGTTTCTTTTAGGATTTTACTATAATGAGTCCTCCATAGTTCATATAAGACTAATACGCTTATTAGAGCAGGTTTATCTTAATAAAGACAACTGGTGCTAGACAAGACAATTCAATTAGCTGAAAGAAGCTTGTAACCtttctcaaaatgaaaataaggcAAAGAACTTCAGACTAAACCTTTTTTGAAACAGcaattcatttttcagttttctcacaGAGGGTGACAGCTCATTTACAACTACAGCCTTTGAAAATATTTCTGAGCATCATTTCACTCACAATTCCACTACAGTGAGCTTTACTGAGCCCACCTCCCACtggcaaataaaagaaacaaattgGTAGCAAAATTGCTGCAAAGCCACCATTTCCAGCagttaaatcaaaataaaatccaatatCTACTTTAATTCAGCTGGCTGGGCTAATTAAAGATGATCTGTACATATTCACTGTTTGTATCTGGTTTCACAAACAGCTTTAACATGTAAAAGTAATTGATAGTTCATGTGGACGCATTTCGTGAAAAATAAAGTTACCTCCACTCCTCCATGTAGAACCAGCAGTCTCCACACATGTGGAGTCCAGCGGAGGCGCAGTTAGCCTGGGGGAGCTGGGGGAGGAGTCTGTGAGGCTGGAGGAACCGGCTGGGGGAACCAGTGGCTGAAGGCAGGGGGAGCGAGGCAGTCGAGCCAGGGGCACCTTGCTGGGTTTGGGAGGCGGTTTAGGACACAGCTGGCTGTCGGAGCCGCGGATGGCCTGGCCTGCAGACACATGAGCAACAGAAGACATTTGTTATCTCATCGCTGTGACAGTGACccaataaaacatttcaaatatgGCTAGGTGAATGGTATACAATATACTGAACTAGATCCTGAACAACAAGTGGATGATATGTTTAAAAAGCAGCGCATAAATATCAGGTTGAAAGGTGATCTTCAGGTTGAGTTGCTCTGTAATTAAACAGATTTGTGTCACTGTTATCTTCCAGGTCTACTGACCTGCCAGAAGCTCTGCAGATCTCCGTGGGACAGAGGGGCTCAGCGCCGGCTCACTGCCCGTCCGAAACACTGGAGACTTGGGGTTAGGGCTTGGGAGGAGAGGGTCAGAGGGTTGCTGGGGCTGAGGTTTGGATCCTGGGGAAAAGAGGAGACAAGTAAAGGTGGTTagagaaagaagagaataaAGGAAAAAGGTATGTAAATGGAGATCAATACATGAAACAATACAAAAAGGAGAAGATGAGAGTAAAGAGTGAATAAAGGTTTTCATGTTCTTCAAGCTTTCAAGCTTTGTATAAGGCAAAAGTGTTTCTACCACTTCCAAATAATCACACTTAAGGTGGAGCAGAaccctgctgtctgcctgccagGAGTGATACACGATGAATCATcgacacacacatttgaacagTCAAAACTTCAAACCGTGCCTTACTTCTAGACCTCTGCACCCACCTGACCAATCACTGCATAATATGGGGTGAGGCCTTCATCTGAAGAAGAATCTCACTTTCACTCACCAAGAGGCAGGTAGCTTTCTGACTGGTGCGCCTTGAGCGGGCGTCGCCTCTCTTGGACCTGATTGAGACTTGCTGGTTGGCTGCCGCAGCGATCCTTCATCCTGAGCGTAAGAGGACATCGACAACTAATATTAATACACGTTTACACATAAACATAGAGCAGAAATACATGGAACCTCTTTTAAATATGAATCAAAATGATTAAACTCAAGAAAAACTGTCATTAatgagaaaagaacaaagaaagaagCCCTCTGAAGACCTTTTCTgagtttttattcttctttatgtttcctttgtttttcttccaaagctttcctcctttcctgtacccctctcttcttctctgtctcgTTGTTCTGTTCTACTCTGGAACACATATTTATCTTTTCCTCGCTCTCGCCCTCAGACAGATATGGACTCCATACATTATGCTCTGTGTGCTCTTATGCAGCATGAAATTAcacacttctgttttttcagCAGCGAAGTCATagaacatttctttatttatagaAGACTTACGATACATATGGAACACGTCGTATATACAGCCTACAGCCTGGATGATTAATGTTAACAGCTCGAGGCTACATGTTAAAAGCTTAAAAGCAGGAGGAGATTTAAAGGGTTGATTTAAGTTTTtcagagtgtgagagaaagagaaacaaagaagatgACTGAGTAAAGGTAGGTCTCCATTCTTTCAAATATAGCATGTTATTTGGTCACTAGCCCACTACCCACTTTCAGTTATAGACTTGTGTCACCTGGAACTAAGAAATACAACAGTCTTTAACACAGTAATTGTCAAATCTAACAAATTGTTGAATATGTGATCgtacagaaacaacaaacacacacattactccAGCCACTGAGGAGTATTGGTGCTCTGTGTTAATCagggtgtttgtgtgggtttccAGTTGTGTACCAACCTGAGCTGGCTGCCTCGGCCCATGCCGTTGTCCCGGCAGTGAGTGCTGTCGTGcacgctgtgtgtgttgtcgtgCGTGTGTCCGTTGGTAATGTTGAGGCTGAGGCGTTTCTGACTCCGCCTCTCCTGTGCCATAAGCCGATCTCGCTGATTGTTGGACAAGCCGTACTTTTCTTCCAAGCAGCGTAGTGGCAGCCCTCTGTTAATTGGCTGGAAGATGATGGCTCCTACCACCTTAAGTGCACAGATAGAAGAAGAGATGAGAGTCAAACTACAGTAAACCCACATGTTTTCTCAAGTAAACGTTCTCTCTTAGTGGAATAAGGGATATAATTCTCAAAAACAGAATAATTGCTGAGTTAGAACACACATTAATTTTAGCTAGAAAGGCAGCTGAAATCATTTTTTGGGTGGCATTTAACATCCAGTCGTGTCAGTGGAGGAGAGCAGTATTTCACATAAAGGCTTTGCACAATATTAACTAAGATTGTGCTTgccttttgttttctaattAGGAAAACATACTACTTTACATATTTTACTGACCACCAACAAATTAACTAAGAACATATGAAGATGTTTTCCATAAAAACAGTTTATGTGTAAAAACTTGACCCTACCCACCTGGGAGACAGGTTTTCTGTTGCCGACATAATATCTTATAAGTGCAGGGACACTGTCAAACCCTTCCCTTTCCAGCCGGTACTCGACTCTGGTGTA
This DNA window, taken from Chelmon rostratus isolate fCheRos1 chromosome 4, fCheRos1.pri, whole genome shotgun sequence, encodes the following:
- the bcar3 gene encoding breast cancer anti-estrogen resistance protein 3 isoform X2, yielding MSERCNLKTLTAALCCFYHKNSVITAKFSRDQFILDCPSEKLRRELEEELKLDCEEPRSHAWYHGAIPRQVAETLVQRDGDFLIRDSLSSPGSYVLTSQWRNAAQHFKINKKVVMLNEAYTRVEYRLEREGFDSVPALIRYYVGNRKPVSQVVGAIIFQPINRGLPLRCLEEKYGLSNNQRDRLMAQERRSQKRLSLNITNGHTHDNTHSVHDSTHCRDNGMGRGSQLRMKDRCGSQPASLNQVQERRRPLKAHQSESYLPLGSKPQPQQPSDPLLPSPNPKSPVFRTGSEPALSPSVPRRSAELLAGQAIRGSDSQLCPKPPPKPSKVPLARLPRSPCLQPLVPPAGSSSLTDSSPSSPRLTAPPLDSTCVETAGSTWRSGATTGPPVPPVKPLKFQHQLLPADCLSSSSCVVSPAELVQYPDSEAITGLQPSPADLRSCSSLEWDDSNALKLLTDDTLCSYVERLRREVGEGREEEERDEKEAGGRRGLDRSSYHHAIAALENTSEEEEEDEEEKRRGKERNSFQRPLIETESTFRPAEFGSRLLPPENKPLEMVVLKRAKELLLSHNHHSIARHLLMADCQVARILAVTPELKGQMGVSSGLELVTLPHGRQLRLDLMERHHTMAIGVAVDILGCTGSVEERASTLNRIILVALELKDTVGDLFAFTALMKALDLQQITRLEETWTTLRRNYTQTAISYEKTLKPFYKNLYEGSASSPPVVCVPLLLPLLTLMERPSITPEGAELWETSDQGCDIMLRHLEAARDVAHNSQSYTANAQKILQDFQCDEELLEVFKTDFQLRLLWGSRGASVNQSDRYNKFNLILTALSRKLEPPPKTQTLI
- the bcar3 gene encoding breast cancer anti-estrogen resistance protein 3 isoform X1; protein product: MMAEGRFASLPRSLHVHHTLGGSTAHPGVPSTSHGVPSSSTCSTRRLQASLASSMDLLSSRPGLPPGQGSSPSDIPAAYQPISIHGTLPRRKRGGANLTHGNYTWDPRANHTQPILCGKTSLTPGHIHQPMTSPLVQNIIDDFHGCREPAAGLDATVDYVKFSRDQFILDCPSEKLRRELEEELKLDCEEPRSHAWYHGAIPRQVAETLVQRDGDFLIRDSLSSPGSYVLTSQWRNAAQHFKINKKVVMLNEAYTRVEYRLEREGFDSVPALIRYYVGNRKPVSQVVGAIIFQPINRGLPLRCLEEKYGLSNNQRDRLMAQERRSQKRLSLNITNGHTHDNTHSVHDSTHCRDNGMGRGSQLRMKDRCGSQPASLNQVQERRRPLKAHQSESYLPLGSKPQPQQPSDPLLPSPNPKSPVFRTGSEPALSPSVPRRSAELLAGQAIRGSDSQLCPKPPPKPSKVPLARLPRSPCLQPLVPPAGSSSLTDSSPSSPRLTAPPLDSTCVETAGSTWRSGATTGPPVPPVKPLKFQHQLLPADCLSSSSCVVSPAELVQYPDSEAITGLQPSPADLRSCSSLEWDDSNALKLLTDDTLCSYVERLRREVGEGREEEERDEKEAGGRRGLDRSSYHHAIAALENTSEEEEEDEEEKRRGKERNSFQRPLIETESTFRPAEFGSRLLPPENKPLEMVVLKRAKELLLSHNHHSIARHLLMADCQVARILAVTPELKGQMGVSSGLELVTLPHGRQLRLDLMERHHTMAIGVAVDILGCTGSVEERASTLNRIILVALELKDTVGDLFAFTALMKALDLQQITRLEETWTTLRRNYTQTAISYEKTLKPFYKNLYEGSASSPPVVCVPLLLPLLTLMERPSITPEGAELWETSDQGCDIMLRHLEAARDVAHNSQSYTANAQKILQDFQCDEELLEVFKTDFQLRLLWGSRGASVNQSDRYNKFNLILTALSRKLEPPPKTQTLI
- the bcar3 gene encoding breast cancer anti-estrogen resistance protein 3 isoform X3, producing the protein MEKERALQRPSSCHFSRDQFILDCPSEKLRRELEEELKLDCEEPRSHAWYHGAIPRQVAETLVQRDGDFLIRDSLSSPGSYVLTSQWRNAAQHFKINKKVVMLNEAYTRVEYRLEREGFDSVPALIRYYVGNRKPVSQVVGAIIFQPINRGLPLRCLEEKYGLSNNQRDRLMAQERRSQKRLSLNITNGHTHDNTHSVHDSTHCRDNGMGRGSQLRMKDRCGSQPASLNQVQERRRPLKAHQSESYLPLGSKPQPQQPSDPLLPSPNPKSPVFRTGSEPALSPSVPRRSAELLAGQAIRGSDSQLCPKPPPKPSKVPLARLPRSPCLQPLVPPAGSSSLTDSSPSSPRLTAPPLDSTCVETAGSTWRSGATTGPPVPPVKPLKFQHQLLPADCLSSSSCVVSPAELVQYPDSEAITGLQPSPADLRSCSSLEWDDSNALKLLTDDTLCSYVERLRREVGEGREEEERDEKEAGGRRGLDRSSYHHAIAALENTSEEEEEDEEEKRRGKERNSFQRPLIETESTFRPAEFGSRLLPPENKPLEMVVLKRAKELLLSHNHHSIARHLLMADCQVARILAVTPELKGQMGVSSGLELVTLPHGRQLRLDLMERHHTMAIGVAVDILGCTGSVEERASTLNRIILVALELKDTVGDLFAFTALMKALDLQQITRLEETWTTLRRNYTQTAISYEKTLKPFYKNLYEGSASSPPVVCVPLLLPLLTLMERPSITPEGAELWETSDQGCDIMLRHLEAARDVAHNSQSYTANAQKILQDFQCDEELLEVFKTDFQLRLLWGSRGASVNQSDRYNKFNLILTALSRKLEPPPKTQTLI